The following is a genomic window from Sporosarcina jeotgali.
TAACCGAGTTGCTTAATACGCTAGGACCAAGCCTGCCTGTTTTAGTATTCGAGAGACGTACTTGAACTACCGCATCCTGCATTTCCGCGGTAATTAAGTCAAACCTTCCCGCCCAGCTGGGACCATTCATCTCAGGGGTGGGATATAGGTTAAATCTCCAGCTGATTTCTCCTGGTATATAGGCAAATCCTTCATAGCTGTCGTAGTCGCCGTAAGTGGAAGGTTCAGGGAGATGAACAGCCAGAATACTGACGTTCGTCCGTGCAAAACTGGGCGGATTCAATTGCACTTTGTATACTAATGCTGCACCTTTCGCGTTCTTCAACTTTTTGTCAACCGGCTCCAAAACCACACTGCATGGCTCTGGAATCCCATCTGAAGAATTACCATTCGATTTAATAAGCGCCTGTACCTCAGATGGTCTTTCCATAGTTACAACAAATATAGCCATTAAACTGAACATCAGCATCAAAAACACCACATGGCCAGCTTTCATCTACTTACACCGCCCCATTTTTAGAGGTAGTATTTACTTTTAACTGAATGCTATGCGCTTAAAAAATCAAATCTGTATGTTTTTGTTCATGTGCAAGCAGCCATTCTTTTCTCCACAAACCGCCTGCGTATCCCGTCAACGTTCCATTCGATCCGATAATCCGATGACATGGTATGATAATACTCAATTTGTTTTTACCATTAGCCGTACCGACTGCGCGCACTGCTTTCTCATTGCCGATAAAACGTGCAATATCGCGATAGGATGCAGTTTGTGCGTAAGGAATCTCCGTGAGTGCCTGCCAGACATTACGTCTAAACTCAGTCCCTTCGTTTTCATAAGGAACCGTAAACTCCTTGCGTGTTCCACTAAAGTATTCATCCAGTTCGTCGTAGCAGTCTTTGACTACTTGAAACGTTAAATCGGTTAGACCATTTTTGACAACGTCTGAATCCGTGAACAGAATTGAAACAATTGCTTCTTCAGTCCCCACTATTTCAATTACGCCAATAGGCGATTGATATTCCACTTTTGACGTGACGGTACTAGCTTCTTCATGATGAATCGATGGTTGCATAATGACGATCTCCTCCCCGATTTTCATTTTCTATAGTGTAACGAAAAAAGAAACTTGACGCTACTTCACAACGATAAGCTCTGTATAAGTCAAAAAAAAAAACGCATCCTATCTAAAAGGAGTGATGCGTTTTGATGATTAAAATTGCGATTGCCATCGGACTTTTCATCGCCTCTTATTCCCCTCATTCACCAATTGCTGAAGTGGTGCAGGAAGGGACGCCTGCTTATGCAAAGTGGTCCAGGCTGGCCATTAAACAAACGCAAGCGAACTATCCGCAAGCGAGCATTATTGACTACTTGTATATGGGCAGCGCACAGAATGATGGTGCCACGATTGCTACCTTTCGTCTCTGGCTGCGTGAAGGGAAACGGGAATACGGCGTTGTCGTTCGAGTGACGTATATAACGGAAACTGAAAAACTGGAGAGTGTAAAATTTCACGAGATCCTGCCGCCGGGTGGAAGTGAGAAAAACTGACTCTCACTTTCCATTTCCCCCTGTGCAAATGCTTGCAAACCTGAATACAGCGAGGACCCCGATAACCCGGCGTCTATAACAGTTACATACCCGCCATGCGCGACTACCTTCAAAACCCCCTCACAGACCGACTGTAAGGGGGTTTTGAAGGTTTCAGTTCTTTTCAGTTTCTATCACGATTACTTCAGGGATTTCATCAACTTCCAGTTCAGCATCGAGTTTCAGCGACTTGGCAGTAGCTGCTTTCACATCACGAAGCATTTCTGGATTGTCTACCAATGCTGTTCCGTATGAAGGAATCATTTCTTTGAACTTTGCTTCCCATTCATTTTTCCGATCCGGGAAACACGTGTTCAAAAGATTAATCATAACGTGAACCGCAGTTGATGCACCAGGGGATGCCCCGAGTAATGCAGCAATTGAACCGTCTGCTGCGTTGACCAATTCGGTTCCGAATTGGAGCGTTCCTTTTCCGCCAGCCTCAGTTTCTTTAATCACTTGTACGCGCTGCCCTGCAACAACAACATCCCACTCATCAACCTTCGCATTCGGGATGAATGTGCGTAACTCTTCAACTTGCTGTTCTTTTGATAGCATAAGCTGTTGAACGAGATACTTTGTCAGTGACATCTCTTTCATACCGGCAGACAACATATTGACGACGTTGTTCGGCTTTACTGAAGAGAGCAGATCCATCATTGAACCTGTTTTCAAGAACTTCGGTGAGAAGCCTGCAAACGGGCCGAACAGTAAAGACTTTTGGCCATCAATATAACGTGTATCCAAGTGAGGAACTGACATCGGCGGTGCCCCGACTGATGCTTTACCATATACTTTTGCGTAATGTTTTTCTGCAACTTGCGGGTTGTTGCATACTAAAAACAGTCCGCTGACTGGGAACCCGCCAATTCCTTTTCCTTCAGGAATTCCCGACTTTTGCAGCAAGTGAAGGCTGCCGCCGCCACCGCCGATAAAAACAAACTTCGCAGTGTGACGTTCGATTTCTCCGCTCACTAAATTTCGAACTTTCAGCTCCCAGCGTCCATCGCTCTTCTGTTTCAAATCCTCTACACTGCGACGGTATTGAAGTTCTACGTTTTCACGCTGCAGATGGTCAAATAACATATTTGTCAGCGCACCAAAATTGACGTCTGTCCCCGCATCAATTTTAGAAACCGCCATCGGCTCAGTAGTTGTCCGATCTTCCATCATCACCGGAACCCACTCTTTTAACGTGTCACGATTTTCCGTGTACTCCATATCTTGAAACAGCGGGTTTTGCTTCATCGTTTCATAGCGCTTCTTTAAGAACGTCACGTTGTCCTTACCTTGCACATAACTCATGTGAGGGAGTGGACGGATAAAGTCTTCAGGATTTTGAATTCTTCCGTTTTCCACTAAAAATGACCAAAACTGCTTAGATACTTGAAATTGTTCGTTGATTTTAATCGCTTTGTTAATATCAATGGAACCGTCTGCCTTTTCCGTTGTATAGTTCAGTTCACATAATGCAGCGTGACCTGTACCGGCATTATTCCATTCATTCGAACTCTCTTCCCCTGCACGGTTAAGCTTTTCAAACACGGTAATATTCCACTCTGGAGCTACCTCTTTCAGCATTGCTCCAAGCGTAGCACTCATAATGCCGGCGCCAATCAAAATAACGTCTGTATTCGTATCTCTGTTGCTCATTTGACCCATCCTTACACACTGAATTTGCAAAAAAAATGACAGCATACATACCTGCACCTTTTTCGTCTAGTTATTCCTTGTCAAAATCTATACGATTGAATTCATTAATAAATAAACATGCTTTACTCTCCCAATTATAGACTAATTCAAAGAGATACAAAAGAGAGATGTTTGGAATAACGGCATAACTTCCTTTACGCATAAGTTCAAATAGACCGTTCCCTGTTGCAACTATTATAAGGAAGATCGTATTGGATACTCGACTTCTGCATAACTTGAAATAAATGGTAAACCAATTAGTGACATTTGTAATGAATAAAACCCGCACGTCACCTACTATTCTTAGGTGATGTGCGGGTTTTCTAATTCCCACGAAAAAGTATGTACGGTATGAGTACTGTTTCAACATCCTAAAGAATAGTTTTGAGAATAAGCACAACTGTGTCTTCAACTACATCCAAAGACTGAGTCAAAATCAGACTTATTGTTGCCTGAATTTTCCAACATTAATGTTATGTTGTTAATAGTTAGAAATTAAAAGGAGGTTTTGCTATGCGCATTTTAGAATATATCGTTAGAAAAAAGGTATTGGTCAGTCTGCTCTCTGTACTGATTATCGCTCTTGGTGGAGCAGCTGTACTTCAATTGGACAAGGAAATTATGCCATCTATCGGTATGGATGGTGCCTTTGTCAACATCGATGCTGGTGAATTGTCCGCAATCGATGTTGAGCGAACGATTACCTCACCACTTGAACAAAAGATCCAAGTTATCGAGGGCATACAGGAGGTTCAATCCAAGACCCACCGAGGAGAAAGTTCTTTACAGATTACTTTTGAACGCGGACGGGGAGAAGAATTATCTAAAAAGGTCCATCAAGCGGTGACTGAACTAAAAGCCGCTCAACCTGAGATTAAAGACGTATATTCAAGCCAGTACGGTGTGAACCAAGGCTATGAGTTTTACATGGATATAACAGGCGGAGATATGGAAATGATGCCTGACTTTGCAAAAGACGTCTTAAAACCGCGGCTTGAAGGTTTACGTGAGGTCGCTGACGTGAATCTGTCGGGACTGCCAGAGTCTGAAGTAGCCGTTCAGTTTAAGCGCGATGAATTGATCAAACACGAATTGGATATTTCACAGGTGACCAGCATAATTGCTGAGGCCAATTCTGAAGCAACACTCGGAGAATTGACGAGTGATTATGACAACGCAACGGTTAGATGGAATACAAAGTTGGAGAGCGTGGCATCACTTAAACAACTTGAAATTCCAACAATTGCTGGAACAATTCGATTGGATGATATCGCAGCGGTTTCCTTAGTACCTCTGGAAGGTTCATCATTCGTCTGGAAAAACGGAACGCAAGACTTAGTGTTCGTACAAATTAGTCGTGCCTCCAATGTTAACCAAATCGACATGGCAA
Proteins encoded in this region:
- a CDS encoding methylated-DNA--[protein]-cysteine S-methyltransferase, with amino-acid sequence MQPSIHHEEASTVTSKVEYQSPIGVIEIVGTEEAIVSILFTDSDVVKNGLTDLTFQVVKDCYDELDEYFSGTRKEFTVPYENEGTEFRRNVWQALTEIPYAQTASYRDIARFIGNEKAVRAVGTANGKNKLSIIIPCHRIIGSNGTLTGYAGGLWRKEWLLAHEQKHTDLIF
- a CDS encoding DUF3889 domain-containing protein, with amino-acid sequence MIKIAIAIGLFIASYSPHSPIAEVVQEGTPAYAKWSRLAIKQTQANYPQASIIDYLYMGSAQNDGATIATFRLWLREGKREYGVVVRVTYITETEKLESVKFHEILPPGGSEKN
- a CDS encoding malate:quinone oxidoreductase, which translates into the protein MQVCMLSFFLQIQCVRMGQMSNRDTNTDVILIGAGIMSATLGAMLKEVAPEWNITVFEKLNRAGEESSNEWNNAGTGHAALCELNYTTEKADGSIDINKAIKINEQFQVSKQFWSFLVENGRIQNPEDFIRPLPHMSYVQGKDNVTFLKKRYETMKQNPLFQDMEYTENRDTLKEWVPVMMEDRTTTEPMAVSKIDAGTDVNFGALTNMLFDHLQRENVELQYRRSVEDLKQKSDGRWELKVRNLVSGEIERHTAKFVFIGGGGGSLHLLQKSGIPEGKGIGGFPVSGLFLVCNNPQVAEKHYAKVYGKASVGAPPMSVPHLDTRYIDGQKSLLFGPFAGFSPKFLKTGSMMDLLSSVKPNNVVNMLSAGMKEMSLTKYLVQQLMLSKEQQVEELRTFIPNAKVDEWDVVVAGQRVQVIKETEAGGKGTLQFGTELVNAADGSIAALLGASPGASTAVHVMINLLNTCFPDRKNEWEAKFKEMIPSYGTALVDNPEMLRDVKAATAKSLKLDAELEVDEIPEVIVIETEKN